One Luteibacter sp. 9135 DNA segment encodes these proteins:
- the tsaD gene encoding tRNA (adenosine(37)-N6)-threonylcarbamoyltransferase complex transferase subunit TsaD has protein sequence MLGVETSCDETGVALLRWDPQQPGRGLLSHALFSQIALHAEYGGVVPELASRDHVRKLVPLVRQALKDAGLTPADLGGVAYTAGPGLVGALLVGASAARAMAWALGIPAIGVHHMEGHLLAPLLEDDPPEPPFVALLVSGGHSMLVEVKAIGEYTILGDTLDDAAGEAFDKTAKLMGLPYPGGPALAKLAEQGTPGRFRFSRPMVDRPGLDFSFSGLKTQVLLAWQASDKTAQTRADIARAFEEAIVDTLAIKCRRALEASGARRLVIAGGVGANTRLREQLADAAAKDGFRVYFPRLAFCTDNGAMIALAGAIRLAAGQQQDATIQVHPRWSLETLPAA, from the coding sequence GTGTTGGGTGTGGAAACCTCCTGCGACGAGACGGGGGTGGCCCTGCTCCGCTGGGACCCGCAACAGCCGGGCCGTGGCCTGCTTTCCCATGCGCTGTTCAGCCAGATCGCCCTGCACGCCGAATACGGCGGCGTGGTGCCCGAACTGGCCAGCCGCGACCACGTGCGCAAGCTGGTGCCCCTGGTACGCCAGGCCTTGAAGGATGCGGGGCTGACGCCCGCGGACCTGGGCGGCGTGGCCTACACCGCCGGCCCCGGCCTCGTCGGGGCCTTGCTGGTGGGTGCCTCGGCCGCCCGTGCCATGGCCTGGGCCCTGGGCATTCCGGCCATCGGCGTGCATCACATGGAAGGCCACCTGCTGGCGCCCCTGCTGGAAGACGACCCGCCGGAGCCGCCCTTCGTGGCCCTGCTGGTGTCGGGCGGCCATTCCATGCTGGTCGAGGTGAAGGCCATCGGTGAGTACACCATCCTGGGCGATACTTTGGACGACGCGGCGGGTGAGGCGTTCGACAAGACCGCCAAGCTGATGGGCCTGCCGTACCCGGGCGGCCCGGCACTGGCAAAGCTGGCCGAGCAGGGTACGCCTGGCCGATTCCGCTTCTCCCGGCCCATGGTCGACCGGCCGGGGCTGGACTTCAGCTTCTCCGGCCTGAAGACCCAGGTGCTGCTGGCGTGGCAGGCCTCCGACAAGACGGCACAGACCCGCGCGGACATCGCACGGGCCTTCGAGGAGGCCATCGTCGATACGCTGGCGATCAAGTGCCGGCGCGCGCTGGAAGCCAGCGGCGCCCGGCGGCTGGTGATCGCCGGTGGCGTCGGCGCCAACACGCGCCTGCGCGAGCAGCTGGCGGACGCCGCGGCGAAGGACGGTTTCCGGGTGTATTTCCCGCGCCTGGCCTTCTGCACCGACAACGGCGCCATGATCGCCCTGGCCGGTGCCATCCGCCTGGCCGCCGGCCAGCAGCAGGACGCCACCATCCAGGTGCATCCGCGCTGGAGCCTGGAGACCCTGCCCGCGGCGTGA
- the folB gene encoding dihydroneopterin aldolase: protein MDIVFIEDLRIDAVIGIYDWERRIRQTLSFDIEMAFDNRKPAATDDIEQTLNYKSVSKRLQAYVEASSFGLVETLAERCAQIVREEFGVAWVRLKLSKPGAVRGARAVGVRIERGTRPE from the coding sequence ATGGATATCGTCTTCATCGAAGACCTGCGCATCGACGCGGTCATCGGCATCTACGACTGGGAGCGCCGTATCCGGCAGACCCTGTCGTTCGACATCGAGATGGCCTTCGACAACCGCAAGCCCGCCGCGACCGACGACATCGAGCAGACGCTCAACTACAAGTCGGTCTCCAAACGCCTGCAGGCCTATGTCGAGGCGTCCAGCTTCGGCCTCGTCGAGACTCTGGCGGAACGCTGCGCGCAGATCGTCCGCGAGGAATTCGGCGTGGCCTGGGTGCGCCTGAAGCTGTCCAAGCCCGGTGCCGTGCGCGGCGCCAGGGCCGTGGGTGTGCGCATCGAACGCGGCACCCGACCGGAATGA
- a CDS encoding TonB-dependent receptor, with amino-acid sequence MTPVRLAFCIALALSAAPAFATDEAPPQKATNLGEVDVNARLDEARNSLSPDTGSSQYVMTRQTIQALPLGDSTPLNQVVLQAPGVVQDSYGQLHVRGDHANLQYRIDGVLIPESIGGFGQTLDTRMIDNIKLLTGALPAQYGDRTAAVVDITTRTPKDGVGGSVGITGGQFGTVNPNATLFGKKDDWSFFLTANYLKNDVGIENPTASRTAIHDHTNQVKAFGDVSYLINNDTRISFMFGATNNRFEIPNNPGQTAQFGYLDVTNFDSAQLDERQQEKTRFGVLSLQGKMGDTAYQVSAGERYSSLDFTPDDIGDLMFNGVASDVRRANRATTLQADFATPLGDSHTLRYGVYGEFERATSTNNALVFPADGDGNQTSTTPLNILDSSRILARTYALYLQDEWSIGDKWTVNYGVRADKYNAFKPESQLSPRLGVVYQPVDGTTIHAGYSRYFTPPASESISPTSIAKFVGTTNALPDNGNDTPLAERSSYYDVGISQKLGTQWTVGLDSYRRNVSRIQDEGQFGAAVVYSTFNYDQGKVKGDELTVNYDGGALTAYFNFSYNRSVGKRIITGQYNFAPDDLAYIQDHFIHLDHDQKYTSSGGISYAFPDSTRIGANYLFGSGLRRDGIVPNGDTMPAYFQLNLSVAHDFNLTSVGATHAQFALVNALDRTYQLRDGSGIGVGAPQFGPRRGVFLSLQQDF; translated from the coding sequence ATGACCCCTGTTCGCCTCGCCTTCTGCATCGCGCTTGCCCTTTCCGCCGCGCCGGCCTTCGCCACCGACGAAGCGCCCCCGCAAAAAGCCACGAACCTGGGCGAGGTCGATGTCAATGCGCGCCTGGACGAGGCCCGTAACAGCCTGTCGCCGGACACGGGCAGCAGCCAGTACGTGATGACCCGCCAGACGATCCAGGCGTTGCCGCTGGGCGATTCCACTCCGCTGAACCAGGTCGTGCTCCAGGCGCCGGGCGTGGTGCAGGACTCCTACGGCCAGCTGCACGTGCGCGGCGATCACGCCAACCTGCAGTACCGGATCGACGGCGTGCTGATCCCCGAGAGCATCGGTGGTTTCGGCCAGACGCTGGACACCCGCATGATCGACAACATCAAGCTGCTCACCGGCGCGCTGCCCGCGCAGTACGGTGATCGCACCGCGGCGGTCGTGGACATCACCACGCGCACGCCGAAGGATGGGGTTGGCGGCAGCGTCGGCATCACCGGTGGCCAGTTCGGTACGGTGAACCCCAATGCCACGCTGTTCGGCAAGAAGGACGACTGGAGCTTCTTCCTGACGGCCAACTACCTCAAGAACGACGTGGGCATCGAGAACCCGACCGCCAGCCGCACCGCCATCCACGACCACACCAACCAAGTGAAGGCGTTCGGCGACGTGTCGTACCTGATCAACAACGACACGCGCATCAGCTTCATGTTCGGTGCGACCAACAACCGCTTCGAGATCCCCAACAACCCGGGGCAGACGGCGCAGTTCGGTTACCTGGATGTCACCAACTTCGACTCCGCGCAGCTCGATGAGCGCCAGCAGGAAAAGACCCGGTTCGGCGTGCTCAGCCTGCAGGGCAAGATGGGCGACACCGCTTATCAGGTCTCGGCCGGTGAGCGTTACAGCAGCCTGGACTTCACGCCCGACGACATCGGTGACCTGATGTTCAACGGCGTCGCTTCCGACGTGCGCCGCGCGAACCGCGCCACCACGCTACAGGCGGATTTCGCCACGCCGCTGGGTGACAGCCATACCCTCCGCTACGGTGTTTACGGCGAGTTCGAGCGCGCCACGTCGACCAACAACGCCCTCGTGTTCCCGGCCGACGGTGACGGCAACCAGACCTCCACCACGCCGCTGAACATCCTCGACAGCAGCCGCATCCTCGCCCGTACGTACGCGCTCTACCTGCAGGACGAGTGGAGCATCGGCGACAAGTGGACGGTGAACTACGGCGTGCGCGCCGACAAGTACAACGCGTTCAAGCCGGAAAGCCAGCTCAGCCCGCGCCTGGGCGTGGTCTACCAGCCGGTGGACGGCACCACGATCCACGCCGGCTACTCGCGTTACTTCACGCCGCCGGCCAGCGAATCGATCAGTCCCACGTCGATCGCCAAGTTCGTCGGCACGACCAACGCGCTGCCGGACAACGGCAACGACACGCCGCTGGCCGAGCGCAGCAGCTACTACGACGTGGGTATCTCGCAGAAGCTGGGCACGCAGTGGACCGTGGGCCTGGACAGCTACCGGCGCAACGTGTCGCGCATCCAGGATGAAGGCCAGTTCGGTGCCGCTGTCGTCTATTCGACCTTCAACTACGACCAGGGCAAGGTCAAGGGCGACGAGCTGACCGTCAACTACGACGGTGGCGCGCTGACCGCCTACTTCAATTTCTCGTACAACCGCTCTGTCGGCAAGCGCATCATCACCGGCCAGTACAACTTCGCTCCGGACGACCTGGCCTACATCCAGGACCACTTCATCCACCTCGACCACGACCAGAAGTACACCTCGTCGGGCGGCATCAGCTACGCGTTCCCGGACAGCACGCGCATCGGTGCGAACTACCTGTTCGGCTCGGGCCTGCGTCGCGACGGCATCGTCCCCAACGGCGACACCATGCCGGCGTACTTCCAGCTCAACCTGAGCGTGGCGCACGACTTCAACCTGACCAGCGTGGGCGCGACACACGCGCAGTTCGCCCTGGTCAACGCGCTGGATCGCACCTACCAGCTGCGTGACGGCTCGGGCATCGGCGTGGGTGCACCGCAGTTCGGGCCGCGCCGTGGTGTGTTCCTCTCGCTGCAGCAGGACTTCTGA
- a CDS encoding GatB/YqeY domain-containing protein, protein MSLKAKITEDMKAAMKGGEKERLAVIRLMQAQIKQREVDERIELDDAQVLAALEKMQKQRRDSIEQFDKAGRTDLADIERYEMGIIDGYLPAKLSEVELDAVIADAIAETGATTARDMGKVVALVKEKAAGRADMGAVAGKVKARLV, encoded by the coding sequence ATGAGCCTGAAGGCAAAGATCACCGAAGACATGAAGGCCGCCATGAAGGGTGGCGAAAAAGAACGCCTGGCTGTTATCCGCCTGATGCAGGCCCAGATCAAGCAGCGTGAAGTGGACGAGCGCATCGAACTGGACGACGCCCAGGTGCTGGCGGCGCTGGAGAAGATGCAGAAGCAGCGGCGCGACTCCATCGAGCAGTTCGACAAGGCCGGCCGAACGGACCTCGCCGACATCGAGCGCTACGAGATGGGTATCATCGACGGCTACCTCCCGGCCAAGCTCAGCGAGGTCGAGTTGGACGCCGTGATCGCCGACGCCATCGCCGAGACCGGCGCCACCACCGCCCGCGACATGGGGAAGGTCGTGGCCCTGGTGAAGGAAAAGGCCGCCGGCCGTGCCGACATGGGCGCCGTGGCAGGCAAGGTCAAAGCCCGCCTGGTCTGA
- a CDS encoding mechanosensitive ion channel family protein, whose translation MEDFIASPELKRVAFVAGLFVVAWLVGLLGRVFLHRVVRVATRHTAWRWDDALYEYGAFRWLARMLPAIVVYYGIALFLSVADDDMGAFIRNLAVCWMIVCVIAALGRALIAFESLYSATPAGKRSIKGVVQLMQLALWIVALVLVITKLTHQSIGLLLSGIGAMSAVLLLVFKDTILGFVAGIQLSTNDMLRVGDWITMTSAGVDGDVIDITLHTVKVRNFDRTIVTVPTWRLIAESFQNWRGMSESGGRRIKRELFIDAAGVRFLEDAEIERFGKMHLLTGYLARKREDIARWNEALGEPGKLPVNRRRQTNIGAFRAYADAYLAAHPDVHDRMTRMVRMRDPGALGIPLEIYAFTNTVVWLDYERIQADIFDHLIAILPEFGLRPFQQPSGGDLREGFAALRPSSAAAIASGGD comes from the coding sequence ATGGAAGATTTCATCGCATCCCCCGAACTGAAACGGGTGGCGTTCGTCGCCGGCCTGTTCGTCGTAGCCTGGCTGGTCGGCCTGCTGGGCCGCGTGTTCCTGCACCGCGTGGTGCGCGTGGCCACCCGTCACACCGCCTGGCGCTGGGACGACGCCCTCTACGAATACGGCGCGTTCCGTTGGCTGGCGCGGATGCTTCCCGCCATCGTCGTCTATTACGGCATCGCCCTGTTTCTCTCGGTGGCCGACGACGACATGGGCGCCTTCATCCGCAACCTGGCCGTGTGCTGGATGATCGTCTGCGTGATCGCCGCACTGGGTCGTGCCCTGATCGCGTTCGAATCGCTCTATAGCGCCACGCCCGCAGGCAAGCGTTCCATCAAGGGTGTGGTGCAGCTGATGCAGCTGGCCTTGTGGATCGTCGCGCTGGTGCTGGTCATCACCAAGCTCACCCACCAGAGCATCGGCCTGTTGCTGTCCGGCATCGGTGCCATGTCGGCCGTGCTGCTGCTGGTGTTCAAGGACACCATCCTCGGCTTCGTCGCCGGTATCCAGCTCAGCACCAACGACATGCTGCGCGTGGGCGACTGGATCACCATGACCTCGGCCGGCGTCGATGGCGACGTCATCGACATCACCCTGCACACGGTGAAGGTGCGCAATTTCGATCGCACCATCGTGACCGTGCCGACCTGGCGCCTGATCGCCGAGTCGTTCCAGAACTGGCGCGGCATGTCCGAATCGGGCGGCCGGCGGATCAAGCGGGAGTTGTTCATCGACGCGGCAGGCGTGCGCTTTCTCGAGGACGCGGAAATCGAACGCTTCGGCAAGATGCACCTGCTCACCGGTTACCTCGCACGCAAGCGAGAGGACATCGCACGCTGGAACGAGGCCCTTGGCGAGCCCGGCAAGCTGCCGGTCAATCGCCGCCGGCAGACCAATATCGGCGCCTTCCGCGCGTATGCCGATGCCTACCTCGCGGCCCATCCGGACGTGCACGACAGGATGACCCGCATGGTGCGCATGCGCGACCCGGGCGCGCTCGGCATCCCGCTGGAAATCTACGCGTTCACCAATACGGTGGTCTGGCTCGACTACGAGCGCATCCAGGCGGATATCTTCGATCACCTCATCGCCATCCTTCCCGAGTTCGGGCTGCGTCCGTTCCAGCAGCCTTCCGGTGGCGACCTGCGGGAGGGCTTCGCAGCGCTGCGGCCATCCTCCGCGGCGGCCATCGCGTCGGGTGGCGACTGA
- the dnaG gene encoding DNA primase yields MRGRIPDSFIDELLTRVDIVDVIERRVPLKKAGREWTACCPFHNERSPSFYVSPQKQFFHCFGCGAHGSAIKFIMDYDRLEFPDAIEELAQSAGLKVPYEGSRDDKPREDRSDLYTLLDETASFYQRELGGSPEAKAYVDGRGLDDEIVKRFRIGWAPAGFDGVLKALGTSDRRRQLLNEAGMVASNERGNRYDRFRERVMFPILDRRGRVIAFGGRVLSSEQSPKYLNSPETPLFHKGKELFALWQVKQAHQQLTRIMVVEGYMDVIALHQAGLPIAVATLGTATTPDHAEVLFRAAPDVYFCFDGDRAGRAAAWRALESVLPRMRDGRQAHFLFLPDGEDPDTLVRKEGKDGFEKRMKESMPMSEYFFEELGRDVDISRLDGRARLAERARPLIAKLPDGAFRDLMGQELERRTGARAVLEPEPPSRRPDNARPANVQRSLVRSAITLLLAQPELAAEVEPPYPFLRLDRPGVGLLSELLDVARARPGIRPAVLVEHFMERPEYASLQKLMAADVVGEADMQRVEFHDALTQMERQATMQRREQLIARSREGILDDTEKAELRVLLAARAAPARAAGE; encoded by the coding sequence ATGCGCGGCCGTATTCCCGACAGTTTCATCGATGAACTGCTGACCCGCGTCGACATCGTCGACGTGATCGAGCGGCGCGTGCCGCTGAAAAAAGCCGGACGCGAGTGGACGGCCTGCTGCCCGTTCCACAACGAACGCTCACCCTCCTTCTATGTCAGCCCACAGAAGCAGTTCTTCCACTGCTTCGGTTGCGGTGCCCATGGCAGTGCGATCAAGTTCATCATGGACTACGACCGGCTCGAGTTTCCCGACGCCATCGAGGAACTGGCCCAGTCCGCCGGCCTCAAGGTGCCCTACGAGGGCAGCCGCGACGACAAGCCGCGTGAAGACCGCAGCGACCTCTACACCCTGCTCGACGAGACGGCCAGCTTCTACCAGCGCGAGCTGGGCGGCAGCCCGGAGGCGAAGGCCTATGTCGATGGCCGCGGGCTGGACGACGAGATCGTCAAGCGCTTCCGCATCGGCTGGGCGCCGGCGGGGTTCGACGGCGTGCTCAAGGCACTGGGCACCAGCGACCGCCGCCGGCAGCTGCTGAACGAGGCCGGCATGGTCGCCAGCAACGAGCGCGGCAACCGCTACGACCGTTTCCGCGAACGGGTGATGTTCCCCATCCTCGATCGACGCGGGCGGGTCATCGCCTTCGGTGGGCGCGTGCTGTCGTCGGAACAGAGCCCCAAGTACCTCAATTCTCCGGAAACCCCGCTCTTCCACAAGGGCAAGGAGCTGTTCGCCCTGTGGCAGGTGAAGCAGGCGCACCAGCAGCTCACGCGGATCATGGTGGTGGAGGGCTACATGGACGTCATCGCCCTGCACCAGGCCGGACTGCCCATCGCGGTGGCCACGCTGGGCACGGCGACCACGCCCGACCACGCCGAAGTGCTGTTCCGCGCCGCACCCGATGTGTATTTCTGCTTCGACGGCGACCGGGCGGGCCGCGCCGCGGCCTGGCGCGCGCTGGAATCGGTGCTGCCGCGCATGCGCGACGGGCGCCAGGCGCACTTCCTGTTCCTGCCCGACGGCGAGGACCCGGACACGCTGGTGCGCAAGGAAGGCAAGGACGGCTTCGAGAAACGCATGAAAGAATCCATGCCCATGTCGGAATACTTCTTCGAGGAACTGGGCCGCGACGTCGACATCAGCCGCCTCGATGGCCGTGCGCGTCTGGCCGAGCGGGCACGGCCGCTGATCGCCAAGCTGCCCGATGGCGCCTTCCGTGACCTCATGGGCCAGGAACTGGAACGGCGCACCGGCGCCCGTGCCGTGCTCGAACCGGAGCCGCCTTCCCGCCGGCCCGACAACGCGCGTCCGGCCAACGTCCAGCGCAGCCTGGTCCGCAGCGCCATCACGCTACTGCTGGCCCAGCCGGAACTGGCCGCGGAAGTGGAGCCGCCCTACCCCTTCCTGCGCCTGGACCGCCCGGGCGTCGGCTTGCTGTCCGAGCTGCTGGACGTGGCACGGGCGCGCCCCGGCATCCGCCCTGCCGTGCTGGTCGAGCATTTCATGGAGCGCCCCGAATACGCCTCCCTGCAGAAACTGATGGCCGCGGACGTGGTGGGCGAGGCGGACATGCAGCGCGTGGAGTTCCACGACGCCCTCACCCAGATGGAACGCCAGGCCACCATGCAGCGCCGCGAGCAGCTGATCGCCCGCAGCCGCGAGGGCATCCTCGACGACACGGAAAAAGCCGAGCTGCGCGTGTTGCTGGCGGCGCGGGCCGCGCCGGCCCGGGCGGCCGGCGAATGA
- a CDS encoding DUF1328 domain-containing protein, whose protein sequence is MLKYAIIFGLIALVTGALGFSRVSGVAGTIAKICFAIFLILFVIAILAVIGVFHLAF, encoded by the coding sequence ATGCTCAAGTACGCCATTATTTTCGGTCTCATCGCCCTCGTTACCGGCGCGCTCGGCTTCAGCCGCGTGTCGGGCGTTGCCGGCACGATCGCCAAGATCTGCTTCGCCATCTTCCTGATCCTGTTCGTGATCGCGATCCTGGCCGTGATCGGCGTCTTCCACCTGGCGTTCTGA
- a CDS encoding pteridine reductase has product MNQQSVVLVTGGARRVGAAIARHLHAAGCTLAIHYHRSADDAEALSAEFNGVRADSAATFAGALEDDATPEALIGAVLSRFGRLDGLVNNASAFYPTPIGQTTPAHWDDLFAANARGPFFLAQAATPALREARGAIVNIVDIYAERPLGGHAVYSMAKAALVMLTQALAKDLAPDVRVNAVAPGAILWPMSGKPDEAVDALLAKTPMARKGDPRDVAEAVRWLLKDAHYTTGQVIRVDGGRVLTI; this is encoded by the coding sequence GTGAACCAGCAAAGCGTTGTTCTCGTGACCGGCGGCGCGCGTCGTGTCGGCGCAGCGATCGCGCGGCACCTGCATGCCGCCGGCTGCACCCTGGCGATCCACTACCACCGGTCCGCCGACGATGCCGAGGCGCTGTCCGCGGAATTCAACGGCGTGCGCGCGGACAGCGCCGCGACCTTCGCCGGCGCACTGGAAGACGATGCCACGCCCGAGGCGCTTATCGGCGCCGTGCTTTCCCGCTTCGGCCGGCTCGACGGCCTGGTCAACAATGCCTCGGCGTTCTACCCCACGCCGATCGGCCAGACCACGCCGGCGCATTGGGACGACCTGTTCGCCGCGAACGCGCGCGGACCGTTCTTCCTGGCCCAGGCTGCCACGCCGGCGTTGCGCGAGGCACGCGGGGCGATCGTCAATATCGTCGACATCTACGCGGAGCGCCCCCTGGGAGGACACGCCGTCTACTCGATGGCCAAGGCCGCGCTGGTCATGCTGACGCAGGCGCTGGCGAAGGACCTGGCGCCGGACGTCCGCGTGAACGCCGTGGCGCCGGGTGCCATCCTCTGGCCGATGTCCGGCAAGCCGGATGAGGCGGTCGATGCCTTGCTCGCCAAGACACCGATGGCCCGCAAGGGCGACCCGCGGGATGTCGCGGAAGCCGTGCGCTGGCTGCTGAAAGATGCGCACTACACCACCGGCCAGGTGATCCGGGTCGATGGCGGCAGGGTGTTGACCATCTGA
- the rpsU gene encoding 30S ribosomal protein S21 translates to MPSVKVRENEPFELALRRFKRTCEKAGVLAETRKREFYEKPTQERKRKRAAAVKRHLRRLSRDTTRRTRMY, encoded by the coding sequence ATGCCGAGCGTTAAAGTCCGCGAGAACGAGCCGTTTGAGCTTGCCCTTCGCCGCTTCAAGCGTACGTGCGAGAAGGCTGGCGTCCTGGCCGAAACGCGCAAGCGCGAATTTTACGAAAAGCCCACCCAGGAGCGTAAGCGCAAGCGCGCTGCTGCTGTGAAGCGTCACCTGCGCCGTCTGTCCCGCGACACGACGCGCCGGACCCGCATGTACTGA
- a CDS encoding DUF6159 family protein, with amino-acid sequence MGKFARSWALMKASARILRQDKELMLFPLFAGIASLLVIATFAWPVIAMIGTHHADFEGQRRHVSPLFMLVSFAFYFVQYSVVIFFNVALASAAMIRLDGGNPTLGDGLRAARGKLPNIIGYALVAATVGMILRALQERLGFVGRIVAGILGFGWTVATFLVVPVLAAQDIGPVDAVKRSTSLLKLTWGENLIGNAGIGVAGGVLTLCLLFASGLLFFGAFATHSVALMVAVGVAAVIALVALTLFQSAMHGVYSAALYRFATEGDPGQGFDRALLESAFRPKK; translated from the coding sequence ATGGGTAAGTTCGCACGCAGTTGGGCGCTGATGAAGGCGAGCGCCCGCATCCTCCGCCAGGACAAGGAACTGATGCTGTTTCCGCTGTTCGCGGGCATCGCCTCGCTGCTGGTGATCGCCACCTTCGCCTGGCCGGTCATCGCCATGATCGGCACCCACCATGCCGACTTCGAAGGGCAGCGCCGGCATGTCTCGCCGCTGTTCATGCTGGTCAGCTTCGCGTTCTATTTCGTGCAGTACAGCGTGGTCATCTTCTTCAACGTGGCGCTGGCCTCCGCCGCCATGATCCGCCTGGATGGCGGCAACCCGACGCTCGGCGATGGCCTTCGCGCGGCGCGCGGCAAGCTGCCCAACATCATCGGTTACGCACTCGTCGCCGCCACGGTGGGCATGATCCTGCGCGCCTTGCAGGAGCGCCTGGGCTTTGTCGGCCGCATCGTCGCCGGCATCCTCGGCTTCGGCTGGACGGTCGCCACCTTCCTCGTCGTGCCGGTGCTGGCCGCACAGGACATCGGCCCGGTGGATGCGGTTAAGCGCAGCACCTCGCTATTGAAGCTGACCTGGGGCGAAAACCTCATCGGCAACGCCGGCATCGGCGTGGCCGGCGGCGTGCTCACCCTCTGCCTGCTGTTCGCCAGCGGCCTGCTGTTCTTCGGCGCGTTCGCCACGCACTCGGTGGCATTGATGGTCGCCGTCGGCGTCGCCGCCGTGATCGCCCTGGTCGCGCTCACGCTGTTCCAGTCGGCGATGCACGGGGTGTACTCCGCAGCGCTGTATCGGTTCGCTACCGAAGGCGATCCGGGGCAGGGCTTCGATCGGGCGCTGCTTGAATCGGCGTTCCGCCCCAAGAAGTGA
- the folK gene encoding 2-amino-4-hydroxy-6-hydroxymethyldihydropteridine diphosphokinase translates to MGRAYLSLGSNIDAARWLGAAVRELRARFGPLDVSPVYRSAAVGFDGPDFLNLAVAMDSDLEPEALNDWLHALEDRHGRVRGGKRYADRTLDVDIVLYDDRVMRGEGHLELPRGELRHAFVLKPLADIAPAVRHPLEGRTLGELWAAFPADREPLARDEACTAAVQAGARSAGP, encoded by the coding sequence ATGGGCCGTGCCTACCTCAGCCTCGGTTCCAACATCGACGCCGCCCGCTGGCTGGGCGCGGCGGTGAGGGAACTGCGCGCGCGGTTCGGTCCGCTGGACGTCTCGCCCGTGTACCGCAGCGCCGCCGTCGGCTTCGACGGCCCCGATTTCCTCAACCTGGCCGTGGCGATGGACAGCGACCTCGAGCCGGAAGCCCTTAACGACTGGCTGCATGCGCTGGAAGATCGCCACGGCCGCGTCCGCGGCGGCAAGCGCTACGCGGACCGCACGCTCGATGTCGACATCGTGCTCTACGACGACCGGGTGATGCGTGGAGAAGGGCACCTCGAGTTGCCGCGGGGCGAATTGCGCCACGCCTTCGTCCTCAAGCCGCTGGCCGATATCGCGCCGGCCGTGCGTCATCCGCTGGAGGGGCGCACCCTGGGCGAGTTATGGGCAGCCTTCCCGGCCGATCGCGAGCCGCTGGCGCGGGACGAGGCCTGCACGGCGGCGGTCCAGGCGGGTGCCCGATCCGCTGGGCCCTGA